The following coding sequences lie in one Zingiber officinale cultivar Zhangliang chromosome 2B, Zo_v1.1, whole genome shotgun sequence genomic window:
- the LOC122047475 gene encoding protein NRT1/ PTR FAMILY 4.6-like, with protein MEEERWEGYMDWRGRPALRGKHGGMLAASFVLIVEVMENMAFLASASNLVTYLSGFMHFSPSRAATTVTDFMGSAFLLALLGGFLADAFFTTYRIYVISALLEFLGLVVLAVQATFPSLKPPPCGAGSPCKQADGGKAAALFAGLYLTALGVGGIKGSLAAHGAEQFDENSSRGRKARSTFFNYFVFSLSGGCLLAVTIVVWVEDNKGWQWGFGISTIAILLSLPVFLAGSALYRNKIPAGSPLTTIAKVFAAAISNRKSSQIARNAVVDLKQSPVKAVVEGKNQQQQQEEEAVEEEEEESRSEELKWLDRAVEGRPLHRSLSCSWQEVEDVKVVMKLLPIFTSTIMLSCCLAQLSTFSVQQAETMDTRVGRLTVPPASLPVFPVVFIMAIAPLYDHAIVPLARRATGNETGITHLQRIGFGLVLSVVAMAVAAVVEAKRKRVARQVGEGSEGPLPITFFWVAFQYLFLGSADLFTLAGQLEFFFSEAPATMRSLATSLSWASLALGYYLSSVLVSVVNRATRGGGRGGWLSGDSLDQYHLERFYWMMCALSALNFVNYVFWATRYRYRASHKVEQQQQ; from the exons ATG gaagaagaaagatgggaagGCTACATGGATTGGAGAGGGAGGCCTGCCTTGAGAGGCAAACACGGAGGGATGCTCGCTGCTTCCTTCGTGCTAA TTGTGGAGGTTATGGAGAATATGGCATTTCTGGCCAGCGCCAGCAACTTGGTGACCTACTTGTCAGGGTTCATGCACTTCTCGCCCTCTCGCGCCGCCACCACTGTCACCGACTTTATGGGCTCAGCCTTCCTCCTGGCCCTACTTGGTGGATTCTTAGCCGACGCCTTCTTCACGACCTATCGTATCTACGTGATAAGTGCTCTCCTCGAGTTCCTG GGGTTGGTCGTCCTCGCGGTGCAAGCCACGTTTCCCTCGCTCAAGCCGCCGCCCTGCGGAGCCGGGTCTCCCTGCAAACAAGCCGACGGCGGGAAGGCCGCCGCGCTCTTCGCCGGGCTCTACCTCACTGCGCTCGGCGTCGGCGGTATCAAGGGCTCCCTTGCGGCCCACGGCGCGGAGCAGTTCGACGAGAACAGCTCCCGCGGCCGCAAGGCACGGTCCACCTTCTTCAACTACTTCGTGTTCAGCCTCTCCGGCGGCTGCCTCCTCGCCGTCACCATCGTCGTGTGGGTGGAGGACAACAAAGGATGGCAATGGGGCTTCGGCATCTCTACCATCGCGATACTACTCTCTCTTCCAGTCTTCCTAGCCGGCTCTGCGCTTTATAGAAACAAGATTCCCGCCGGAAGTCCCCTCACGACCATCGCCAAGGTTTTCGCCGCGGCAATATCGAACAGAAAGAGTAGTCAGATAGCGAGAAACGCCGTGGTCGATTTGAAACAGAGTCCCGTGAAGGCGGTCGTCGAGGGTAAAAAccaacaacagcagcaagaagaagaagcagtagaagaagaagaagaagaaagtcggAGCGAGGAGCTCAAGTGGCTGGACCGGGCGGTAGAAGGGCGGCCGCTCCACCGCTCGCTCTCCTGCTCCTGGCAGGAAGTGGAGGACGTCAAGGTGGTGATGAAGCTTCTTCCTATCTTCACATCGACCATCATGCTCAGCTGCTGCCTCGCGCAGCTCTCGACCTTCTCGGTGCAGCAGGCAGAGACGATGGACACGCGCGTAGGCAGGCTCACGGTCCCGCCGGCGTCGCTGCCGGTCTTCCCCGTCGTCTTCATCATGGCCATCGCGCCGCTATACGACCACGCGATCGTGCCCCTCGCGCGCCGCGCGACGGGGAACGAGACAGGCATCACGCACCTGCAGAGGATCGGGTTCGGGCTGGTGCTCTCGGTAGTAGCGATGGCGGTGGCGGCGGTGGTGGAGGCGAAGCGGAAGCGGGTGGCGAGGCAGGTGGGGGAGGGGTCTGAGGGCCCGCTGCCGATCACATTCTTCTGGGTGGCGTTCCAATACCTGTTCCTCGGCTCGGCGGACTTGTTCACGCTGGCTGGGCAACTGGAGTTCTTCTTCAGCGAGGCGCCGGCGACGATGCGGTCGCTGGCGACGTCACTGTCGTGGGCGTCGCTGGCGCTGGGATACTACCTGAGCTCGGTGCTGGTGTCAGTGGTGAACCGGGCGACGCGCGGCGGAGGGCGCGGGGGGTGGCTGTCAGGGGACAGCCTCGACCAGTACCATCTGGAGCGATTCTACTGGATGATGTGCGCGCTCAGTGCTCTGAACTTTGTCAACTATGTGTTCTGGGCAACAAGGTATCGCTACAGAGCTTCACATAAAGTAGAGCAGCAGCAGCAGTAA